Below is a genomic region from Hylemonella gracilis.
ATGGCGGCAAATTCGACCAGATCTACACCGTCAAATAAGCACTGAATGACTGCGTTCGCCGTTCCCTCCGCCGTGTCAATCACGAGTCCGGCGGTTTCTAGGCGCCGCAAGGCGCGTCGCGTGCTGCCCGGTTTCAACCTGACGCTGGGCTACACGCTGTTCTATCTCAGCCTGATCGTTCTCATCCCCCTGTCCGCGCTGTTCTTCAAGTCCTTCACGATGACTTGGGACCACTTCTGGACGGCGGTAGCCTCGCCACGCGTGCTGGCCTCCTACCGATTGACTTTTGGGGCGTCGCTGATCGCGGCCTTGGTCAATCTGGTGTTTGGCCTGCTGGTCGCCTGGGTGCTGGTGCGCTACAAGTTTCCGGGCAAGAAGATTGTTGATGCGCTGGTGGACCTGCCTTTCGCCTTGCCGACCGCCGTGGCTGGCATCTCGCTGACCGCCTTGCTGGCAGGCAATGGTTGGGTCGGTCAGTACTTCGAACCGAATGGGATTTTTGGCTTTCTGGGCATCAAGCTGGCCTACAACCCCACGGGGGTGGTGATCGCACTGATCTTCATTGGCCTGCCGTTCGTGGTGCGCACGGTGCAGCCGGTGCTGGAAGACACCGAGAAGGAATTGGAAGAGGCCGCCACTTGCCTGGGCGCGACGCGCTGGCAGACCTTCCGTTACGTGATCCTGCCCAGCATCCTGCCCGCGCTACTGACAGGTTTTGCGATGGCTTTCGCGCGCGCCGTCGGCGAATATGGCTCCGTGATCTTCATCGCGGGCAATATGCCCATGATTTCGGAGATCACGCCGCTCATCATCATCTCCAAGCTGGAACAGTATGACTACGCGGGCGCGACAGCCGTTGCCGTGGTGATGCTGCTGATTTCCTTCGTGATGCTGCTGGTCATCAACGGCTTGCAGGCGTGGCAGCGCAAGCGTTCCGGAGCATGACGCGATGACAAATTCAACTTCCTCCGCGTCCGGCGCTCGCGCGCCCTTGGACGTGCGCAAGAAACGCGTCCTCACCACGGAGACGCCAGCGGTGCGCTGGACGCTGACCTTGGTGGCCCTGGCTTTCATCGCGCTGTTTCTTGTCCTGCCCCTGGTGGCGGTGGCGACCGAGGCCCTGCGCAAGGGCTGGCATGCTTATTTCGTTGCCTTGCTCGAACCCGACGCCTGGGCCGCGATCAAGCTCACGCTCATTGCGGCGGGTATTGCCGTGCCTTTGAATCTGGTGTTCGGCGTGGCCGCAGCCTGGGCCATTGCCAAGTACGAGTTTCACGGCAAGGCCTTTCTCACCACCTTGGTTGATCTGCCGTTCTCGGTGTCGCCCGTGGTCTCGGGCCTGATCTACGTGTTGCTTTTCGGCGCGCAAGGATGGCTGGGGCCCTGGCTGGCTGAACATGACATCAAGATCATCTTCGCCGTGCCGGGCATCGTGCTGGCCACGATTTTCGTGACCTTCCCCTTCATCGCGCGGGAACTGATTCCGCTCATGCAGGCGCAAGGCAACGAGGAGGAACAGGCTGCCATCGTCCTCGGCGCAAACGGCTGGCAGACCTTCTGGCATGTGACGCTGCCCAACATCAAGTGGGGTTTGTTGTATGGCGTGATCCTCTGCAACGCGCGTGCCATGGGCGAATTCGGCGCGGTGTCGGTTGTGTCGGGCCATATCCGTGGTCAGACCAACACGATACCGCTGCACGTGGAGATCCTCTACAACGAGTACCAGTCCGCGGCTGCGTTCGCCGTTGCTTCCCTGTTGGCCGTGCTGGCCGTGGTGACTCTGGTGCTCAAGACCTTCGCCGAGTGGAGGCATGAACGTGACCGCGCGACCGCGGTCAACGCCCCGCCCGAGAATCCCGGCGCAGCCGCCGCCAGTCCCGTACCGGCAGCGTCTGCCGCCGCCTGAGAAAGCAGTTTTCCCATGAGCATTGAAATCCGCAAGGTCAACAAACATTTCGGCAATTTCCGAGCCTTGCACGATGTCGACCTGGACATCGCGTCCGGCGAGCTGCTGGCCTTGCTGGGCCCCTCGGGCTGCGGCAAGACCACCTTGTTGCGCATCATCGCGGGGCTCGAAACCGCGGACAGCGGCAGCATCTATTTCTCTGGCGAGGACACGACGGACAAGCACGTGCGTGAACGCCAGATCGGTTTCGTGTTCCAGCATTACGCCTTGTTCCGTCACATGACCGTGGCCGACAACGTCGCGTTCGGCCTGCGCATGAAGCCCAGAAGCCAGCGCCCCAGCGAAAAGCAAATCAAGGCCAAGGTCACGGACCTGCTGAAACTCGTGCAGCTCGACTGGCTGGCCGACCGTTATCCCGCGCAGCTGTCGGGGGGGCAACGCCAACGCATCGCGCTCGCGCGTGCCCTGGCAGTGGAGCCGAAGGTGCTCCTGCTCGACGAGCCTTTTGGCGCCCTGGACGCCAAGGTGCGCAAGGAACTGCGTCGCTGGCTGCGCCGTTTGCATGATGAGTTGCACGTGACCAGCATCTTTGTGACGCACGACCAGGAAGAGGCGCTCGAAGTGGCTGACCGAGTGGTGTTGATGAACCGGGGCGTGGTGGAGCAGGTGGGGTCCCCCCAGGACGTTTGGGAGCATCCGGCCAGTCCTTTCGTCTATGGCTTTCTGGGCGACGTGAACCTTTTCCAGGGGCGCGCCCACGAAGGCACCTTGCACCTGGAGGGCGTCTCCAGCGACATCACGATCGCCGCGCCCGAGCACGTCGGCGCACAAGATGCTCGGGCTTTCGCCTACGTGCGCCCGCACGAATTCGAGGTGCGTCGCTGGTCGAGTGGTGCGCCGGGTATCGCCGCCCGCTTGTCCCGCGCCATCGTGGTCGGACCCATTGCCCGCCTGGAACTTTTGCCCGAGGAACAGACTCCATCGCTCCGGCAAGCGGTCATCGAGGTGCAAATCCCTGCGTCACAATACCGCGAGCTTGGATTGACGGAGGGTGAATTGCTGGCTGTGACGCCACGCAAGGCCCGCGTCTTCGTGGAAGGAACACCGGATCTTGCTGCATCGACAACTGCTTGACACGCTGAATGCGCCTCGACGCGTTCTTTTTCTGATTTTCCTTGGCTGCCTGGGACTGTTGGGATTCGGGCTCTACCTGCAACACGGTGTCGGGCTTGAGCCTTGTCCGATGTGCATCGTCCAGCGTTATGCACTGCTGTTGGTGGCCGTCTTCGCGGGTGGAGCAGCCCTATTCAAAGGACGACCCTGGCATGTCGCAGGTGCGCTACTGGTTCTGCTGTCAGCGGCTTTCGGTGCTTTCGTCGCGGCACGGCAGAGCTGGCTGCAATGGCATCCACCGGAGTTTCTTAGCTGTGGCCGCGATTTTTACGGGATGATCGAGGCCTTCCCGCTTCAGCGAGCCGTGCCGATGATCTTCCGTGGATCCGGCGATTGCGCTGCCGTCGACTGGACTTTCCTCGGGCTGAGCATCGCGAATTGGTCCTTCGTCTGCTTTGCGCTGATGATCCTCGCTGCCTTCTGGCTATTGGTGCGCCTCAGAACATTGCGCGTTTAGCAGGCTGCTGCGCAAGACGGCTCAAGAAAAGCCGCCCGCGTTCGACGTGGGCGGCTTATTTTTTGCCTCGGGAAAACGCTGCTCCTCGTGTTGACACAGCATTCGCGCATCTTTGTTACAGTGTGTACAGAATTTAAAAGAGAAACATTGTTCACACACGCCCTTTTTCTGGTAAGGGTTCCGTAAGGTCTGGATGCCGCTGAGGAGATGTTCCCTGTGTTTCGATTCGCCACCATGAGTCTGGGCAAGCGCCTTGGCTCCCTGATCGTCAGTGCCATTCTTGGCTTGATTCTGCTGCTGACTTTTTCCATGGTTTCCGAGCGCAGCCTGCTGCTCAAGGAACGCAAGGACGCCGTGCGGCAGGCGACCGAGGTGGCTTACGGCTTGGTGGTGCATTTCCATGACCAGGCTGTCAAGGGCCAGATGTCCATGGACGAAGCCAAGCAGCGCGCGCTGCAAGCCGTCAAGGCCTTGCGCTATAGCGGTACGGAGTATTTCTGGATCAATGACATGCATCCACGCATGGTGATGCACCCCATCCGCGCCGAATTGGATGGCACGGACTTGACTCAGAACAAAGACCCGAACGGCAAGCACCTGTTCGTTGAGATGGTCAAGGTGGTCAAGGCGCAGGGGTCGGGCGACGTGGACTATATGTGGCCCAAGCCCGGGCATGCCACGCCTGTGCAGAAGGTTTCTCATGTGAAGGGCTTCGAGCCTTGGGGATGGATCGTCGGCTCGGGCGTTTACATCGACACGGTCGACGCCTCGATTTTCCAGCGAGCCATCCAATCCAGCCTGGGCGCGCTGGTCCTGGCCCTGCTCATGTTGGGTTTTGGCCTGGTGATTGTCCGCAGCATCGTGCGACAACTCGGAGGCGAACCGGCGGAGGTCAGCCACCTCATGCGCAGCATGGCTGAAGGCGACCTGAGCGTGAGTGTCCGATTGAAGTCGGACGATCATCAGAGCCTGATGCATGGCATCAAGGCATTGCGCGATTCCATGGCGGCGACAGTGGACCGTGTCCGGCGTGGCAGTGAGACGGTGTCCGCGGCCAGCGCGGAGATCGCGCAGGGCAACCAGGATCTGAGTTCGCGCACCGAAAGCCAGGCCAGCGCGCTGGAACAAACCGCCGCCTCCATGGAAGAGCTGGGCAGCACCGTGAAGCAGAATGCCGCGAATGCCCTGCAGGCCAATCAGCTCGCGCAAAACGCTAGTACGGTGGCTATACAGGGGGGGGAAGTCGTGACCGAGGTCGTGAAGACCATGAAGGGCATCAGCGAATCGTCCCGCAAGATCGTCGACATCATCAACGTGATCGATGGCATCGCTTTCCAGACGAACATCCTGGCCTTGAACGCCGCGGTCGAGGCTGCGCGCGCGGGGGAGCAGGGCCGGGGTTTCGCGGTGGTGGCCAGCGAAGTCCGGACCCTGGCGGGGCGCAGCGCCGCCGCCGCCAAGGAGATCAAGGCGCTGATCACTGCCAGTGTCGAGCAGGTCGGACAGGGTGCGGCCCTGGTGGACCGCGCAGGCAATACCATGGAGCAGGTGGTGAGCAGCATCCGGCTGGTATCGGACATCGTTGCCGAAATCAGTACCGCCAGCAGCGAGCAGAGCACGGGAGTCGCCCAGGTCGGCGAAGCCGTGACCAATATGGACCAAGCCACCCAGCAGAACGCGGCCTTGGTGGAGGAATTGGCTGCGGCGACGAGCAGCCTGCGCTCCCAGGCCCAGGAATTGGTGTCCGCTGTTTCCGCGTTTCAACTGGATCCCGGCATGCAGGCTGGGCGTCCGGACGTCTCGAATCGGCCGGCCGTCGGCCAGACTTCCCCGGCGCTGGCCCTTCCCAGGTGAATTTCCCCGGTGGAGGGCGACTGTTACCGTCTCGCCGGTAGGCACCGCAGGTGTTCTGAGATAGTCTCTCGCCTTGTTCGTTCTCGGGATGTCCGCCGGGGACTGTTACAAAAAGCGCGACCATGAACACGGAAACTTCTGCCAATTTCACGACCGACCTGCTGCGTCGCCTGGAGCAGCTCAACGCCATCGGCACGGCACTCTCCCGCGAGCACGACACCACCCGCCTGCTGGAAACCATTCTGCTGGCGGCCAAGGACATCACCAATGCCGATGGCGGCACCCTTTATCGCGTGACCGAAGACGAGCGCGCGCTGCGCTTCGAGATCATGCGCACGGACTCGCTGAGCATCGCGATGGGCGGCACCACCGGCAAGAAAATCGAATTGCCGCTGGTGCAACTGTTCGACGCCGACGGCAAGCCGAACGACCGAGCCGTGGCGGCCTATGCCGCCAACCACGAGAGCACGGTGAACATCCCTGACGCCTACGACAACACCAAGTTCGACTTCACCGGCACGAGATCCTTCGACCAGCGCACGGGGTATCGTTCGCAATCGATGCTGGCCGTGCCCATGAAGAACCACGAGGACCGCGTCATCGGTGTCCTGCAACTGCTCAATGCGCGCAAGCCTGGCAGCGGCGAGGTCACCGCCTTCCTGCCGGCCGACCAAAGCCTGGTCGAATCCCTGGCCTCGCAGGCGGCCATCGCGCTGACCAACCGGCAACTGATCGCGCAACTCGAGGAACTGTTCGAAGCCTTGATCAGCATGATCAACGAGGCCATCGACGAAAAATCGGAATACACCGGGGGCCATTGCCAGCGCGTGCCGGAGCTGACCATGTTGCTGGCCAACGCAGCCGCCGCCACCACGGCCGGCCCGCTGGCGGGCTTCTCCATGAGCGACAAGGACCGGTACGAGCTGAAGATCGCCGGCTTGCTGCACGATTGCGGCAAGATCACCACCCCCGTGCACGTGGTGGACAAGGCCACCAAGCTGGAAACCATCTACGACCGCATCGGCCTGGTGGACACCCGTTTCGAGGTGCTCAAGCGCGACGCGGAGATCGCCGCCTTGCGCGAGCAACTGGCCTTGCGACCCGTGGTCGACGCCACGGCGGAGGCCCGAATTGGTGCTCAGTTGAGCCAGTCACTCGAGCGGCTGGATAGTGATCGCAACTTCCTGCGCAGGACGAACAAAGGCGGGGAAGCCATGCGCGAGGACGACATCCAACGTGTGCGTGACATGGCCGCCCAATACCGTTGGCGCGCCCCCGATGATGTCCCCGGACAGGACAGCGATTTCCTGAGCGTCAACGAGGTCGAGAACCTCACCATCGCCCGGGGCACATTAACGCATCCCGAGCGCGAGATCATCAACCACCACATCGTCGCCACCATCAACATGCTGGAGCAACTGCCCTGGCCGCGTCACTTGCGCAATGTGCCCGAGTACGCTGGGGGGCACCATGAACGCATGGATGGCAAGGGTTACCCGAAAGGGCTCACTCGTGAGCAGATGTCGGTACAGGCCCGGGTGATGGGCATCGCCGACATTTTCGAGGCCTTGACCGCCAGCGACCGGCCGTACAAACCGCCGATGAAGCTTTCCCAGGCCCTGTCCATCATGGCGAACATGAAGAAGGGCGGACACATCGACCCCGATCTGTTCGAGATCTTCGTGCGTGAGCAGGTCTACCTGGAGTACGCGGAGCGTTTCCTGGCGCCCGAGCAGATCGACGAAGTGAACCAGGCCGCTGTGCTGACCTGAAACACCTCGCCCTCGCTGATCCGCGCAGCGCCTTCACAGCGGCCGTGACTTGAATTCATAATCAAACCACCGGTCCGCCCAGTCGCTGGCCCGGGTTCGGAGGCGCGGTTTGCAGCCGCTTCCCGATGGTCTTCCGGCTTGCATCAACCGCGCGAGGTGCATCATGCAGATCAGGGTCCGATTGCCGCTCACGATCGCGGTGCTCATCATCTCCTTGCTGGGCGCCAGTTTTCTGGGCATCTATAGACTGAATCAGTCACTGCGTGTTTTTGACGTCCAGGTGGCCGGAGCCCATCAGAACGAACGTCTGGTCATGGGCATGCTGGTCAATTTCAAGACCCAGGTGCAGGAATGGAAGAACGTGCTGTTGCGCGGTGGCGATCCGCAGTTGCTGGAACGTCATTGGACCAGCTTTGAAAAGACCGAGCAGGAGGTGGCCGCGACGGGTGCGCTGCTGACCAAGGCCTTGCCCACAGGGGAGGCGCGTCGCCTGGTCGAACAGTTCCTGCAGGAGCATAGCAAGATGGGCGAAGGCTATCGCCGTGGTCTGGATGCCTACAAGACAGCGGGCTTTCTCGCTTCCGTGGGGGATAAATCCGTCAGCGGCATGGACCGGGCGCCCGCTCGTCTGCTGGACGAAGCCGCGCAGCAGATCGCCAAGGACGCGAATGTTCTTGGCCTTGCGGCGCATGATCAAGGGCGTCAGGCCGTGATGATCAGCCTGGCGATGATGCTGCTGGTTTGCCTGGGCAGCGTGGTCTTGTCCATCTGGCTGACCCGTTCGCTGATCCGCCCGATTCGAGAGGCGGTGGCCCACACCGAAGAGATTGCACGGGGCAATCTGGGCGGGGCAATCCATGCCACCGGGCACGATGAGCTCGCACACCTGTTGCGCTCGCTCAACACCATGCGCGTGGCCCTGATCGATGTCGTGAAGCGGGTGCGCCATAGCTCGGATTCTGTGTCCATGGCCAGCTCCGAGATTGCTCAAGGCAACCAGGATTTGTCGGCTCGTACCGAGCGCCAGGCCAGCGCGCTGCAGCAGACGGCAGCCTCCATGGAGGAGCTCTCGTCCACCGTCCGGCAGAACGCCGACAACGCGCAGCAAGCTAACCAACTGGCACGCGACGCCAGCAGTGTCGCCGAGCAGGGGGGCGAGGCCGTGGGGCAGGTGGTCCACACGATGAAAGGCATCAACAACAGCTCGCACCAGATCTCCGAGATCATTGGTGTCATTGATGGCATCGCCTTCCAGACCAACATCCTGGCGCTCAACGCGGCCGTGGAGGCCGCGCGCGCCGGCGAGCAGGGGCGCGGGTTCGCGGTGGTGGCGGGAGAGGTGCGTGCCCTGGCGCAGCGCTCGGCCGACGCCGCCAAGCAAATCAAGGCCCTGATTGGTGAGAGCGTGCAGCGCGTCCAGCAGGGTAGTGTGCAGGCCGATCAGGCGGGTGGCACCATGGGCGAGGTGGTCTCCAGCATTCGGCGGGTGACCGCGATCATGGGCGAGATCAGCGCTGCCAGCAGTGAGCAGAGTTCCGGGGTTTCACAGATCGGCGATGCCGTGGTCCAGATGGATCAGGCCACCCAGCAGAACGCGGCGCTCGTGGAGCAGATGGCCGCGGCGGCGAGCAGTCTCAAGATGCAGGCCCAGGAACTCGTGCAGGCCGTGGCCGTTTTCCGCCTCGCGGGCGCGGTTCTTCCCGATCGCTCGCGGTCGCTCGAACTGATCGCCACTTGACCTTGCCCAAAGCCCGCCGGCTGTTGCAGCGGGTGTTCAGGGCAGCTTCTTGACCAGCACCTGGCTGCGGCGGTCCCAGTTGTACATGCGGCGACGGGCTTCGGGCAGCCAGTCCGGGTCGACCTGCTGGAAGCCGCGTTTGATGAACCAATGCATGGTGCGCGTGGTCAGCACGAAGATGCTTTTGAGTCCCATCGCCCGCGCACGTTGCTCGACGCGCTTGAGCACTTTTTCCCCGTCGCCCTGCCCCTGCGATTCGTTCAAGACGGTCAGCGCCGCCATTTCGGCCGTGTGCGCCTCGGGGTAGGGATAAAGCGCCGCGCAGGCGAAGATCACGCCATCGTGTTCGATGATGGTGTAGTTGCCGATGTCGCGCTCGATTTCCGTGCGGCTGCGCTTGACCAGTGTCCCGTCCTTTTCGTACGGCTCGATCAGGCGCAGGATGCCACCCACATCATCCGCCGTGGCTTCGCGCAGTTCCTCCAGCTTCTCGTCCACGATCATGGTGCCGATGCCGTCGTGCACGTAGATCTCCAGTAGCAGGGACCCATCGACTGCGTAGGGAATGATGTGGCTGCGTTCCACCCCGCCTTTGCAGGCACGGATGCAATGTTGCAGGTAGAAGGCGGCGTCGCTGGGGTGTTCTGGCGCCGGCAATTCGGTCAGCAGTTTCTCGGCGGCGGCCAGGGGTAGCTCGGTGTCGATGGGGTTGTCCTCGGACTCCGGTTCGTTGGGGCGCAGGCGCAGGCCAGGAATTTCGGTGATGAAGATCAGCTTGTCGGCGTGCAGGGCGGTGGCCACCGAGGTTGCCACGTCTTCCATGGTCAGGTTGAAGGCCTCGCCGGTGGGCGAGAAGCCAAAGGGCGAGAGCAGGGCGACAGCCCCCATGTTCAAGGTGTGCTGGATGGCGGCGACGTCCACCTTGCGCACCAGGCCCGAACTCTGGAAATCGACGCCGTCGACGATGCCCACGGGCCGCGCGGTGATGAAGTTGCCCGAGAGCACCCGCACCGTGGCGCCCGCCATGGGCGTGTTGGGTAGGCCCTGGCTGAAAGCCGCCTCGATCTGGTAACGCAGCTGTCCGGCGGCCTCTTGCGCGCAATCCAGCGCGACCTCGTCCGTGATGCGCATGCCGCGCGAATACAGGGCGGCGTGGCCCTTGGCCTTGAGCTGCTCGTTCACCTGGGGGCGAAAGCCGTGCACCAGCACGATCTTCACGCCCATGCTCTGGATCAGGGCCAGATCCTGCGCCAGATTCGGCAACTTGCCCGCCGCGATGGCCTCGCCGCAAACACCCACCACGAAGGTCTGATTGCGGAATTTGTGGATGTAGGGCGCGACCGAACGGAACCAGGGCACGAAGGTGAAGTTGAAGACGGCGGACATGCGTGGGCGCGAAGAGGGAGGGGCCGGTGAATGGGGTCCGGGCGGGGATAATCGCGGATTCTCCACGAAGTTTCCCCTTGAGTTCCTCCACGCTGAAAATCGAGTTTCCCGAGTCGCTGCCGGTGTCGGCCAAACGCGACGAGATCGCCGCCGCGTTGCAGGCCCACCAGGTCATCATCGTCTGCGGCGAAACGGGGTCCGGCAAGACCACGCAGCTGCCCAAGATCGCCTTGAGCCTCGGGCGCGGCAAATGCAATTACCCTGCCGGGCAGAAAGGTCGGCTGATTGGGCACACCCAGCCGCGCCGCATTGCCGCTTCCAGTGTGGCCAAGCGCATCGCGGAGGAGCTGCAGACGCCGCTGGGCGAGGTGGTGGGCTACAAGGTGCGCTTCAATGACCGGCTGGGTAAGGACGCCTCGGTCAAGCTGATGACGGACGGCATTTTGCTGGCGGAAACCCAGACCGATCCGCTGCTCAACGCCTACGACACGCTCATCATCGACGAGGCACACGAGCGTTCGCTCAACATCGACTTCCTGCTGGGCTACCTGCGACAAATCCTGCCACGTCGCCCTGACCTGAAGGTCATCGTGACTTCGGCCACGATCGATGCGGAACGGTTTGCCAGGCACTTCGCCTCGGCACCCAAAAATCGCGCGGCGCCAGCTCGCTCCAGGCCGGGCGAAGCCTCCTCGGGGAGCAGCGAACCTCACGAAGTGAGCGAAAGCGGCGGTCTTGTTCCTGCTCCGGTGATCTATGTTTCCGGTCGCACCTATCCCGTCGAGATGCGCTACCGGCCTTTCGAGGAATCGCGGGAGTTCGACGTGAACGACGCGATCGCCGATGCGGTGGACGAACTGTGGCAAGGCCATGCGGGCGGCGACATCCTCATCTTCTTTCCTGGTGAACGTGAGATCCGCGAAGCGGCGGATCATCTGCGCAAGCACCTGAGCCACGACCCCATCAAGCGTAGCGCCGAGGTGCTGCCGCTGTTCGCCCGGCTGAGCCAGGCCGAGCAGGACAAGGTTTTCGATGGGCACACCGGACGCCGCATCGTGCTGGCCACCAACGTGGCCGAGACATCGCTCACCGTGCCAGGCATACGCAACGTCATTGACACGGGCACGGCGCGGGTCAAGCGCTACAGTTTCAGGAGCAAGGTCGAGCAGTTGCTGGTCGAACCGGTCAGCCAGGCGGCCGCCAACCAGCGCGCGGGGCGCTGCGGGCGCGTGGCCAACGGGATCTGCATCCGTCTGTACAACGAGCAGGACTTCAATGGCCGCGAGCGATTCACCACGCCCGAAATCCTGCGATCCTCGCTGGCGGGTGTGATCCTGCGCATGAAGTCCCTGCACCTGGGCTCGGTGGAGGATTTCCCTTTCCTCGAAGCGCCTTCGGGTCGCGCCATCGCCGACGGCTACCAGTTGCTGGCCGAGCTGGGCGCGGTGGACGAAGCCAATGAGCTCACGCCCCTGGGTCGCGAACTGGCCAAGTTGCCGCTGGATCCCCGCGTGGGCCGCATGATTCTCGAAGCGCGAGACCGTCAGGCGCTGGAGGAGGTGCTGGTCATCGCCAGCGCGCTGAGCGTGCAGGACGTGCGCGACCGGCCGCTGGAAGCCCAGGCCCAGGCCGATCAGGCACATGCCAAGTTCGACGATGAGAAGAGCGAATTCACTGGCTACCTCAAGCTGTGGAAGTGGATTCACGATGCACGGGGCGGTAAGCCAGACGCGACGCAGAACACCTCAGGAGAGCACAAGCTCAGCAACCGCCAGTACGAGGCTCTATTGCGTCAGAACTTCGTGAACGTGCGCCGGGTGCGTGAATGGCGTGATATCCACAGCCAGTTGCTGACCGTGGTGACCGAGCACCAATGGCGGCTGAATCAGACGCCTGCAACCTACGAGCAGATTCACTTGTCCATGTTGGCCGGCCTGTTGGGCAACCTGGGGTGCAAGCACGAGACCGAGGATGTCTACCTGGGTGCGCGCGGCGTCAAATTCCATCGCCATCCGGGCGCGCACCTCTCAAAGAAGCCAGGCCGCTGGATCGTCTGCGCCGAGCTGGTCGAGACCACGCGGCTCTTCGGGCGTGGCATCGCCGCCATCGAGCCGCCCTGGCTGGAGCAGGTCGCGGGGCACTTGCTCAAAAAGCAGTTGCTCGATCCGCACTGGGAGAAGAAGGCCGCGGAAGTGGTGGCGCTGGAGCGCGCCACGCTCTACGGTCTGCTCATCTACAGCGGGCGGCGCGTCA
It encodes:
- the cysT gene encoding sulfate ABC transporter permease subunit CysT, encoding MTAFAVPSAVSITSPAVSRRRKARRVLPGFNLTLGYTLFYLSLIVLIPLSALFFKSFTMTWDHFWTAVASPRVLASYRLTFGASLIAALVNLVFGLLVAWVLVRYKFPGKKIVDALVDLPFALPTAVAGISLTALLAGNGWVGQYFEPNGIFGFLGIKLAYNPTGVVIALIFIGLPFVVRTVQPVLEDTEKELEEAATCLGATRWQTFRYVILPSILPALLTGFAMAFARAVGEYGSVIFIAGNMPMISEITPLIIISKLEQYDYAGATAVAVVMLLISFVMLLVINGLQAWQRKRSGA
- the cysW gene encoding sulfate ABC transporter permease subunit CysW: MTNSTSSASGARAPLDVRKKRVLTTETPAVRWTLTLVALAFIALFLVLPLVAVATEALRKGWHAYFVALLEPDAWAAIKLTLIAAGIAVPLNLVFGVAAAWAIAKYEFHGKAFLTTLVDLPFSVSPVVSGLIYVLLFGAQGWLGPWLAEHDIKIIFAVPGIVLATIFVTFPFIARELIPLMQAQGNEEEQAAIVLGANGWQTFWHVTLPNIKWGLLYGVILCNARAMGEFGAVSVVSGHIRGQTNTIPLHVEILYNEYQSAAAFAVASLLAVLAVVTLVLKTFAEWRHERDRATAVNAPPENPGAAAASPVPAASAAA
- a CDS encoding sulfate/molybdate ABC transporter ATP-binding protein — protein: MSIEIRKVNKHFGNFRALHDVDLDIASGELLALLGPSGCGKTTLLRIIAGLETADSGSIYFSGEDTTDKHVRERQIGFVFQHYALFRHMTVADNVAFGLRMKPRSQRPSEKQIKAKVTDLLKLVQLDWLADRYPAQLSGGQRQRIALARALAVEPKVLLLDEPFGALDAKVRKELRRWLRRLHDELHVTSIFVTHDQEEALEVADRVVLMNRGVVEQVGSPQDVWEHPASPFVYGFLGDVNLFQGRAHEGTLHLEGVSSDITIAAPEHVGAQDARAFAYVRPHEFEVRRWSSGAPGIAARLSRAIVVGPIARLELLPEEQTPSLRQAVIEVQIPASQYRELGLTEGELLAVTPRKARVFVEGTPDLAASTTA
- a CDS encoding disulfide bond formation protein B — encoded protein: MHRQLLDTLNAPRRVLFLIFLGCLGLLGFGLYLQHGVGLEPCPMCIVQRYALLLVAVFAGGAALFKGRPWHVAGALLVLLSAAFGAFVAARQSWLQWHPPEFLSCGRDFYGMIEAFPLQRAVPMIFRGSGDCAAVDWTFLGLSIANWSFVCFALMILAAFWLLVRLRTLRV
- a CDS encoding methyl-accepting chemotaxis protein, encoding MSLGKRLGSLIVSAILGLILLLTFSMVSERSLLLKERKDAVRQATEVAYGLVVHFHDQAVKGQMSMDEAKQRALQAVKALRYSGTEYFWINDMHPRMVMHPIRAELDGTDLTQNKDPNGKHLFVEMVKVVKAQGSGDVDYMWPKPGHATPVQKVSHVKGFEPWGWIVGSGVYIDTVDASIFQRAIQSSLGALVLALLMLGFGLVIVRSIVRQLGGEPAEVSHLMRSMAEGDLSVSVRLKSDDHQSLMHGIKALRDSMAATVDRVRRGSETVSAASAEIAQGNQDLSSRTESQASALEQTAASMEELGSTVKQNAANALQANQLAQNASTVAIQGGEVVTEVVKTMKGISESSRKIVDIINVIDGIAFQTNILALNAAVEAARAGEQGRGFAVVASEVRTLAGRSAAAAKEIKALITASVEQVGQGAALVDRAGNTMEQVVSSIRLVSDIVAEISTASSEQSTGVAQVGEAVTNMDQATQQNAALVEELAAATSSLRSQAQELVSAVSAFQLDPGMQAGRPDVSNRPAVGQTSPALALPR
- a CDS encoding HD family phosphohydrolase, yielding MNTETSANFTTDLLRRLEQLNAIGTALSREHDTTRLLETILLAAKDITNADGGTLYRVTEDERALRFEIMRTDSLSIAMGGTTGKKIELPLVQLFDADGKPNDRAVAAYAANHESTVNIPDAYDNTKFDFTGTRSFDQRTGYRSQSMLAVPMKNHEDRVIGVLQLLNARKPGSGEVTAFLPADQSLVESLASQAAIALTNRQLIAQLEELFEALISMINEAIDEKSEYTGGHCQRVPELTMLLANAAAATTAGPLAGFSMSDKDRYELKIAGLLHDCGKITTPVHVVDKATKLETIYDRIGLVDTRFEVLKRDAEIAALREQLALRPVVDATAEARIGAQLSQSLERLDSDRNFLRRTNKGGEAMREDDIQRVRDMAAQYRWRAPDDVPGQDSDFLSVNEVENLTIARGTLTHPEREIINHHIVATINMLEQLPWPRHLRNVPEYAGGHHERMDGKGYPKGLTREQMSVQARVMGIADIFEALTASDRPYKPPMKLSQALSIMANMKKGGHIDPDLFEIFVREQVYLEYAERFLAPEQIDEVNQAAVLT
- a CDS encoding methyl-accepting chemotaxis protein, with product MQIRVRLPLTIAVLIISLLGASFLGIYRLNQSLRVFDVQVAGAHQNERLVMGMLVNFKTQVQEWKNVLLRGGDPQLLERHWTSFEKTEQEVAATGALLTKALPTGEARRLVEQFLQEHSKMGEGYRRGLDAYKTAGFLASVGDKSVSGMDRAPARLLDEAAQQIAKDANVLGLAAHDQGRQAVMISLAMMLLVCLGSVVLSIWLTRSLIRPIREAVAHTEEIARGNLGGAIHATGHDELAHLLRSLNTMRVALIDVVKRVRHSSDSVSMASSEIAQGNQDLSARTERQASALQQTAASMEELSSTVRQNADNAQQANQLARDASSVAEQGGEAVGQVVHTMKGINNSSHQISEIIGVIDGIAFQTNILALNAAVEAARAGEQGRGFAVVAGEVRALAQRSADAAKQIKALIGESVQRVQQGSVQADQAGGTMGEVVSSIRRVTAIMGEISAASSEQSSGVSQIGDAVVQMDQATQQNAALVEQMAAAASSLKMQAQELVQAVAVFRLAGAVLPDRSRSLELIAT